In Candidatus Nitrosarchaeum limnium SFB1, the following proteins share a genomic window:
- a CDS encoding High-affinity Fe2+/Pb2+ permease, whose translation MRENLRNMIVQKETPDSILNFVNNSILPDLAKAEALTSDLISSEDVTPQKDLKSIGDTTDDQKSDVKNNIDTIRERLEDTLVHYARGDFQSAYTSARSAYLDSYEYVEIPLRAIDPDFTLEVEYQFATLRNLIKEQAPQKDVQDIIIDIRRNLDESERIVTGTGEIAPAIAFTSSFAVIFREGLESVLILGAILTYLEASRNTKFKPYIYYGIVLALVATVITWLVTSYIIDISGASRELVEAIAALSATAVLFYVSFWILNKIEHKKWMEFVKAKVWQAGVSGGFMVFVMLSFFTVYREGFETVLFYQAMFAFAKYMELYVGLGFVLGIASLLGLFFVMRKLGKRLPLRVLFGLTMGIGAYLSVAFLGNAIRELQILDVIPYTSMFGIIPRLDINLAAMTGIYPTLETTIGQIILLAVYLFAASYVLIFKPRREQKLVAMRKSRNISNE comes from the coding sequence ATGCGTGAAAATCTTAGAAATATGATTGTGCAAAAAGAGACTCCTGATTCTATTCTTAACTTTGTTAATAACTCGATTTTACCTGATTTAGCAAAAGCTGAGGCATTAACTAGTGACCTGATTTCTTCTGAAGATGTTACTCCTCAAAAAGATTTGAAATCTATTGGAGATACAACTGATGATCAAAAGTCTGATGTGAAAAACAATATTGATACAATTCGTGAGCGATTAGAAGATACTCTAGTTCATTATGCACGTGGTGATTTTCAATCTGCGTATACGTCTGCACGCTCTGCTTATCTTGATAGCTATGAATATGTAGAGATCCCACTTAGGGCAATTGATCCTGATTTCACGTTAGAAGTCGAATATCAATTTGCAACTTTACGAAATTTAATCAAAGAACAAGCCCCTCAAAAAGACGTTCAGGATATAATAATTGATATCAGAAGAAATCTTGATGAATCTGAAAGAATTGTAACTGGGACTGGTGAAATTGCCCCTGCTATTGCATTTACCTCTTCATTTGCCGTAATTTTTAGAGAGGGATTAGAATCTGTTTTGATTCTTGGGGCTATTTTGACATATTTGGAAGCTTCTAGAAATACCAAATTCAAACCGTACATTTACTATGGCATTGTTCTTGCACTTGTTGCAACCGTCATAACTTGGCTTGTAACGTCGTATATTATCGATATATCTGGTGCAAGTAGAGAACTGGTAGAGGCAATAGCTGCATTATCTGCTACTGCGGTATTATTCTATGTTAGTTTTTGGATTCTAAATAAAATTGAACACAAAAAATGGATGGAGTTTGTAAAAGCAAAAGTTTGGCAAGCTGGCGTTTCAGGTGGATTCATGGTTTTTGTAATGTTGTCGTTTTTTACAGTATATCGTGAAGGATTTGAAACTGTTTTATTCTATCAGGCTATGTTTGCATTTGCAAAATACATGGAATTGTATGTAGGTCTTGGATTTGTACTTGGAATCGCATCTCTTTTAGGATTGTTCTTTGTAATGCGAAAACTAGGTAAACGATTACCATTAAGAGTATTGTTTGGTTTGACTATGGGAATTGGCGCATATCTCTCTGTTGCATTTTTAGGAAATGCAATTAGGGAATTACAAATTCTAGATGTAATTCCATACACTAGCATGTTTGGCATTATCCCAAGACTAGATATCAACTTGGCTGCAATGACTGGAATTTATCCAACTTTAGAAACTACGATAGGGCAAATTATTTTATTAGCAGTTTATCTGTTTGCTGCTTCATATGTTTTAATATTCAAACCACGTAGAGAACAAAAACTTGTTGCTATGAGAAAATCGAGGAATATTTCAAATGAGTGA
- a CDS encoding hypothetical protein (hypothetical protein Nmar_0876) has translation MMMSKPNIIQLSEFDVTQKIIESLSSVCTRAVLFSIKNESKDATQIADELKISISTVYKTLATLEELALAEVDRFVISREGKKIKQYRSRIGKVEITLTDLEPTLNLYPNTNNPKSNL, from the coding sequence ATGATGATGTCAAAACCAAACATAATTCAATTAAGCGAATTTGATGTAACACAAAAAATCATTGAATCTCTTAGTAGTGTATGTACACGAGCTGTGTTGTTTTCAATTAAAAATGAATCAAAGGATGCGACACAAATTGCAGATGAATTAAAAATTTCTATATCTACCGTTTACAAAACTTTGGCTACTTTAGAAGAGTTGGCACTTGCAGAAGTAGATAGATTTGTAATTTCTCGAGAAGGAAAAAAAATTAAACAGTATCGTAGTCGTATTGGTAAGGTAGAAATCACTTTGACTGATCTTGAACCAACTTTGAATTTATATCCTAATACAAACAATCCTAAATCAAATCTTTAA